CCGCCGAGGGATTCAAGTCACGATTCCCAGGCGAAAAGACCAGGGAGCTGACATCTACTTTGATGCTGCCCTTTACCGGGAACGAAACAAGGTTGAGCGCCTGGTCAATCGGTTCAAGCACTTTCGGCGAATCGCAACGCGGTATGACAAGCGAACGGTGAGTTATCAGGGTTGGTTGACGATCGCTGCCATTCTGCTCTGGCTGTAGGGGCACAACCTCGCCAGTCTCTCTGCAAACCCTTTCAGTGACGACAAATATCAGGACCACTGCCGCTGGAGTCGCTTCATGCTTTCCCGCCAGTTCTCCTGCAAGGCTTGCACCGCCTGCTCTGTATCGCCCGCGAGTAAGGCTTGACGGATGGCGCCGTGTTCATCCAGCGAAGCTTGGCCCGAAGACGCCGCATTGAAGTACGCCAGTTCAATGCGGTGGAGCTTGCGCTTTAACCCACTCAACGTCAGCTGAAGCTCTTCATTGCCTGATTTCGAAACCCAGACACTGTGGAAGGCAGTATCTGCATCCACGGCAGTCCGGGCGTCCCCTGCATGAAGTGCGTCCTGAAGCTGTACGTCCAGGTCGTGGAGCACCTCCAAGTCCTGCACGGTTAAGGCTGGGGCCGCGAGACGCAGGGCGAGGACTTCCAACGTCTCGACGACCGGGTAGAGCTCGGCGGCGTGCGCAGCACGCAACGGGGCCACGCGTGTCCAGCGGTTCAGGGCGGTCTCGACCAACCCTTCGTCTTCCAGGCGGCGCAGCGCTTCCCGGACTGGCGTACGGCTGACTCCCAGTTGCTCGGCGATGTCCTGATCACGCAGGGCTTCTTCGGGCTGGAGGGTGCCGTTGATGATCCAGGCGCTGAGCTGGCTGTAGACCTCGTCTCGGGCGAGCGAGCGAACACGTTTGGGGGCAGTCGGTGGAATCGGCATCCTTAACCCCAGTGTAGCTTTTCGGTATGTATCATGTAATATATCACTGTGCCTGAGACCCTCACTGACCTGCTCGCGGCCCTCGTCCGCCTGGACTCTACCAACCCAGCCCTCGTGCCCGGCGGCGCTGGGGAGCAAGCCATTGCTCACTTCATTGCCGACTGGCTCGCGGTCCACGACATCCCAGCTGAATTCGATGAGGCTGCGCCTGGCCGCTTCAGCGTGATCGCAACTGTGCGGGGCACAGGAGGTGGATCCTCGCTGATCCTCAATGCCCACCTGGACACGGTCGGCACCGAGGGCATGTCCGCGCCTTTCGAACCGGTCGTGCGCGACGGCCGCATGTACGGACGCGGCACGTACGACATGAAAAGTGGTCTAGCTGCATGCCTCATGGCGCTCCTTGACGCGAAAGCAGCTCGCCTCCGTGGGGACGTCATCCTGACTGCTGTTGCCGATGAAGAGCACGCCAGCCTCGGCATGCAGTCGGTCCTCAGGCGCATCACCGCTGACGCCGCGATCGTCACCGAGCCGACCGAGCTGTGCGTGTCTGTGGCGCATAAAGGCTTTACCTGGCATGAGATCACCACCTCTGGCCGCGCGGCCCACGGCTCCCGGCCTGATCTGGGCGTGGACGCCATCGCGCACATGGGCCGGGTGCTCGGGCAACTCGAAGCGCTGGGCCAGGAGCTCACCACCCGCACACCCCATCCTCTGCTCGGGCACGGCAGTGTGCATGCCTCGCTGATCAGCGGCGGCCAAGAGCTGTCGAGTTACCCCGAACGCTGCATCCTGCAAGTGGAACGGCGCACGCTCCCCGGCGAAACCCCTGAAGCGGCCACGCAGGAGATCGAGGCGCTGCTCAAGAACCTAGCCGCTGACCCGACCTTCCGTGTCGAACACCACCTCACCCTGGCCCGTGATCCTTTTGGCATCGCGCAGGACGCCCCCATTGTTCAAACCCTTCAGGCCGCAGCGACGGCTGTGCTCGGCGCCTCACCTGCGGTGATCGGCCAGACCTTCTGGATGGATTCCGCCTTTCTGGCTGCAGCTGGCATTCCTACAGTCGTGTTCGGTCCCCGGGGTGCTGGCGCCCACGCAACGGAAGAGTGGGTTGACCTCTCTTCCCTCCAGCAGTGCCACCAGATCCTCACCGCCACCCTCCGCGCGTTCTGCGCCTGATAGGAGTTCATACCATGACCACTGACCTTTCACGCACATACGTCAAGCCAGGCCTTCCGATGACCGTTAACACCGTGCCGGACCCCACCCTCCTGGCCTTCCACCAGCGGCTCCCGGGATACGCCCCTACGCCCCTCATGCATGCCCCCCATCTGGCCGCCGCCCTGGGGGTGCGCGAGGCCTGGGTCAAGAATGAAGCGGACCGGCTGGGCCTCCCGGCCTATAAGATCCTCGGAGCGTCCTGGGCGGTCTACCGCGAACTGGACACCCTGTATGGACCCTTCGCGCCGTGGACGACCTTGGAGGAGCTGGCCATTCAGCTTCAACCGCACCTTCCCGTCACACTGGTCACCGCCACCGACGGCAACCATGGCCGCGCCGTGGCACGGATGGCCCGGTGGTTGGGGCTGGAAGCGCATATTCTGGTCCCCGAGGACATGGTCGCTGCCCGGATTCAGGCCATTGAGGGAGAAGGCGCGAAGGTCGACGTCGTGCATGGCACCTACGATGAAGCGGTGGCGGCGGCGGCCCGGCTGGCCGATCAACAGCATCTGGTCATCAGTGACACGGCCTGGGAGGGATACGAGCGCGTGCCAGGCTGGGTGGTCGAAGGCTACGGCACTATTTTTCAGGAGATCGATCAGCAACTCGCGGACCAAGGTGGCTCGCAGCCAACGGTGGTGGCTGCACAGATGGGCGTGGGCTCGCTGGCGATGGCCGTTGTGCAGCATTACCGTGCTCCTGACCGGGCGACGCAGGTGGTGGGCGTGGAACCCCTCCGCGCGGCCTGCGTGCTGCAGTCCCTGGAAGCTGGAGAACTCACGGAGGTTCCTGGCCCGCACGCGTCCATCATGGCCGGGCTGAACTGCGGCAACACATCGCCCCTGGCATGGCCGTACCTCCAGGGCGGGTTGAGTGCGTCCGTGGCTATTTCCGATGCCCAGGCTGAAAACGCCATGCGACTGCTGGCCCAGGACGGGGTGGTATCCGGCGAAAGCGGCGCGGCTGGCGCTGGCGGCCTGCTGGCGTTATGCGGGGGCGAGGACGCTGAGGGCACTCGTACCCGCCTGGGTCTCACGCCTGAAAGCACGGTGCTGGTCATCTCGACGGAAGGGGCCACGGATCCTGAGGCGTATTCCCGCATCGTCCAGGAGGTCACAAACGATGCTTGACCCGCACCGCACCCTGGCCGAACTGCAAGAACTTCGGCGGCGGACGAGCAATGAGTTGGGCGCCCAGCGGGTCGCCTACACTCCTCCCTGGCATGCGGCGCGGGCCTTTCTCAACGAGCAACTGGCGGACCTGCCGGTCACTGCGGAGACTGATCCTGCCGGCAACCTTTGGGTAACCCTACCCGGGGTCTCCAAACAGGAGTTGTGGATTGGAGGTCACCTGGACAGCGTGCCAAACGGCGGCTGGCTGGACGGCTGCCTGAACGTGTTTGCGGGCCTTGAAGTGCTGAGGCGCGTCAACACCCAGTACGCGGGTCGCCCGCCGGTAACCGTGCGGCTGGTCGACTGGGCGGACGAGTTTGAGGCCTAGGAGCCTGCTCAACCGGCCCTGGTTGATGCCAGCGGGCCCAGGACACGAATAACAGCATTGGGATCGCTGCAAAGTTCTAGCATTGACCTTTCGTCCTATTGATACCTGCTTAAATCGGTCACACCTTGCCGCACCAGAGCAGTCGGGTAGGACGCTGAATGCGCCGAACACCTTCCCCTTGACTTGTTCCCAACTTAGTCAGAAGTTGCACCTCGCATAGGACAATGAATAACCATGCTGGCCGAGAAATTCTGCGTTTTTCGTGAAGAGTTGTAGCAGGCGATTGAGGTAGAGCTCCGGCTGAAAAGCGAGCAGCGCACGTCGTGCGCTGCTCGCCAGCGTTTGGCCCAGTTGTGCGTCCAACAGGGTCAGCGTCCAGGCGACGAAGACCAAGAGCAGCCGCCGGTCCAGTCCCCACGCGGTCCGCAGGGCAAATGTGACTTCGATACTCCCAGGCTCTTGCGTCTGGGAATGCTTTTTCTGTCTTATGCAACTGCCACTTGAGTAAGTCGTTGCTGCAATTTGACAGTGAGACCGAATGGGAGTGTCCTATCTACTTTGACTACTAAATCGATAACAGCCGATTCAGAACTGCCTATATGATCTGCGCGGAAAGGGAAACGAGTCATGCTATATCTCTACCCATCGCGAACAGTTTCGACCAGCGGCTTTAGCGGCATATAACCGTCGATCTGCCAATAAGATCAGGGCTGACAGATCGGCAGCTTCGGGCCGCAAGGCCCCCCCAGCACTGACTGTCAGCCGCACACCGTTCTTGAACTGAGTCTGTTCAATGCTTCTGAGCGCGTGCGCTACGTCATCGCGAGAAACTCTTCCCCGCCCCACCGCGCCAGCAACGTCTCTGGCGGCAAGGCTTCTCGTAACTGATGGGCAACATACGTCAGGACCTCGTCCCCGTACAGATGGCCGTAGGTGTCGTTGATGTGTTTGAAATGGTCGATATCGAAGAGAACCACAAYCRTGTCGGCAGTGAGACACTTTTGTGCTTGCTCGAGTAATGCTCGTCGGTTGTAAAGCCCTGTCAGGGGGTCACGTTCTGCCAGGATCTTYAACTGATCCTTCTGAGCCCGAATTTGCAGAAAACCGCGATTGTATTGACGCATATAAGTAATGAGCAGCAACATCATGCCCATCAGGGCAGCTGTCGCAGGATCAGCAAAGGGGAACCAGAAGCCTGCAACCAATAGGGGCACAAGGATGCCCAGACTCCAGCCTATGGCATGGCGGAACTCGAGCCAGGTCAATGCGAGGCCAGCCACCATACCGCAACTGATAAAGAGAGATGTAGGAATRTGGTGTAACGCTCGGGTGAAGATCAGCAGTGCGACCAGGAGTAGCACTGTCATGAGGATCAGTACAAGGCGGTACAGGTTGGGGAGCGAAATGATGCGATAAGCAATCAATGTCAGTCCACCGTACAAAGACATGGCGATGAACGAGAAGTKTCTCGCCAAGGCGTTTTCACTATCAGAGGCGATGAGCGCGACAGCACCATGCCCCACAGCAAAGCCGAAGAGCAGCCAGACTGCATTTCGGCGCTCCTAGGCTGTTCCGTATGGGACATAGACTCATTTTCAGACTCCCGGTCAGATAAAGTGCAGCGCTCTGTAGATGTGACTTAACTGACATCTTGCAGTTTTGGGAAAAGCCGTCTGGAACGCACTTTTGGCCCCATAGTGGGGTGTGGACTCAAAAGAACTGCGTTCCAGACGACTCTATTCTGACATCCTGCTCTGCTTTTCCCGCAAGCAGCATCGGGAGTCCTTCGAGGTCTTCCTCGACCTGCTGTTGGATGGTTCCGGCAGACCGCTGCCGGAACGGGCCACGGTCAAGTCCCCCTCGGCCCTCAGCCGCTTTCTCAACCACGCCGGCTGGGACACCCGGCACCTCTGCCGGGTGTTGCGTCGGCAAAAAGTGCGTGCTGGAACGCGTCGAGCGCGTTCAATTCCAGTTGAAGTGCTTGACGCCGCACTTCGGGGACGAACGAGAACCGTACGGTTCTCGCCAACTYGCCCCAGTCGGGCCACCTGTCCGCTTCCCTCTCRGGCAGATCGAGGTTCTGGAGGTGGCACAGCAGGAAGGCCATCCCAGAGAGGCACCACCAGCGCATCACCCCCTGTTTGCTGTGCTGAGCAAAGCGTTCAAGTCCCCCAGAGAGGCACCACCAGCGCATCACCCCCTGTTTGCTGTGCTGAGCAAAGCGTTCAAGTCCGAATCTCCCCTTGACCGTTTTGAAGAAGGCTTCAATGCGCCAGCGGCGYTTCCCCATGCGAGCGAGGTACTTGCCGCCCAGGTCGAGGTTGGACATRACGAAGCGTTGTTCCGGCTCGGTGTTCCGGTAGAGCCAGACCCAGGAGATGCACATGGTCTGGTCGAGCCCTGTGGGCTTGACCAGGCTGCCGCGCACCATCAGGTCACGAACCTGCCGTCCATCCTCGAGTTTCCGGGTGCCTTCTCGTCCTCGGCCGCCGCTTCGGGCTCNACGAAGCGTTGTTCCGGCTCGGTGTTCCGGTAGAGCCAGACCCAGGAGATGCACATGGTCTGGTCGAGCCCTGTGGGCTTGACCAGGCTGCCGCGCACCATCAGGTCACGAACCTGCCGTCCATCCTCGAGTTTCCGGGTGCAGCGCACCCCGACCACGATGTCCAGACCTCGTGCGAGCACGCCGCGAATGAACTCGGCACTCTTGAAGCCCCCGTCTGCATGCAGACGGGGCCGACGGTTGCCCTTCAGTCACGTGGCCGGGACGGTCCGGAACAACTTCAGGGCGAGTTGGGCGGGGGACGCCTTGCCCTTCCCTCGCTAGATTTGAAAAGCCCAAGGGAGCCGCAGCTCCCCGCAGCACAGGTACAGCACGACCAGGTGGACCCCCCGGACGCCGTGGGAGGTATGGACCCAATCAGCGAGTTCAGCGAACTGGCCGGTCTTTTCCAAGCTCGTCAGGTCCACCAGCAGTTCCAGCCGGGGACGCGGATGGGGTGACGCTCGCCACCAGTCCTGCGCGGTCTTGAGGGCGTGCTGTCAGGTCCACCAGCAGTTCCAGCCGGGGACGCGGATGGGGTGACGCTCGCCACCAGTCCTGCGCGGTCTTGAGGGCGTGCTGACGCAACACCCGGCAGAGGTRCCGGGTGTCCCAGCCTGCGTGGTTGAGAAAGCGGCTGAGGGCCGAGGGGGACTTGACGGTGGCCCGTTCCGGTAGCGGTCTGCCGGAACCATCCAACAGCAGGTCGAGGAAGACCTCGAAGGACTCCCGATGCTGCTTGCGGGARAAGCAGGGCAGGATGTCAGAATAGAGCCGTCTGGAACGCGGTTCTTTTGGGTTCACACCCCACTATGGGGCCAAAAGTGCGTTCCNCTGCTTGCGGGARAAGCAGGGCAGGATGTCAGAATAGAGCCGTCTGGAACGCGGTTCTTTTGGGTTCACACCCCACTATGGGGCCAAAAGTGCGTTCCAGACGTCTTTTCCCAAAACTGCAAGATGTCAGTTGAGAAAAAGAGAGAACGCAGCCCCGAGGCTGCGTTGCTGGTAAGCCGTGGGAGGAACGGCGAGCAGGCGGTCTGTCAGCATGCGGGCGCGCTCCCAGAGAGGCTGTGACGTAGACACTCCCAGACACGAGAGTCTGGGAGCGCTCTTTTCGTCTTATGCAGCTGCAACTTCTGAGAGTGAGCTATATTTTCTGCTCCCTGATACGCCGCAGTAGGTTAGCGGTCTCGATCATGGCGAGGACCGCCTCAGCCCCCTTATTGCCCGCCTTGATGCCCGCGCGGTTCAGGGCCTGCTCGACCGTATCAGTGGTCAGCACTCCGAAAGCAACCGGTACCCCGGTGTGCAGTGACGAGTTCAGGAGGCCGGTAGCCGCCGCGCCCGCCACAAAGTCGTAGTGATCGGTGTCGCCCTTGATGACGGCCCCCAGCCCCACCACAGCGTCATAACGCCCGGACTCGGCCAGGCGCCGCGCGACGAGCGGCATCTCGTAGGAGCCGGGCACGAGGTAATGGTCGAGATGCTCGCTGCGGCCCCCGTGCTGCACGAAGGCGAGTTCGGCGCCCTCGACCAGCCGGTCCACGACAAGGTGGTTCCAGCGGGTCGAAACGAGGGCAAAACGCAGGTCATGGGCGAGCAGATTGGCTTCGATACGGTTCATGTGAACTCCTTGGATGTAGACGGTGTGGGAAGGGGAACCCGGCTGCCCGGTTCCCCTTCCCGCAAGAGGGTGGTCGTCGGGGAGCGCCCGCCTACAGATGCCCCAGGCGCTCGCGTTTGGTCTGGAGGTAGGCCGCGTTGTACTGGCCCTCGCCCACATGCAGCGGCACGCGCTCTACGACCTCCAGGCCGAAGTCACCCAGGCCCGCGACCTTGCGGGGGTTGTTGGTCAGGACGCGCAACTGCCGCGCGCCCAGCAGCCGCAGCATCTGCGCCCCGATGCCGAAGTCGCGGGCGTCGGCGGGCAGGCCCAGGCGCAGATTGGCGTCCACGGTGTCGGCCCCGCCGTCCTGAAGGGCGTAGGCGCGAATCTTGTTCAGCAGGCCGATCCCCCGGCCTTCCTGGCGCAGGTACACCAGGACGCCCCGGCCCTCGCACGCGATCGCGCGCAGGGCGGCGTCGCGCTGCGGCCCGCAGTCGCAGCGCAGGCTGCCGAAGGCGTCGCCGGTCAGGCACTCGGAGTGCAGCCGCACGAGCAGCGGCCCCGCCGTCACCTCGCCCCGCACGAGCGCGACGTGCTCGGCCCCGGTGCGGGTGTCCTCGAAGCCGATCAGCCGGAACTCGCCGTAGACGGTCGGCAGCCGCGACTCGGCCACCTGCCGCATAAACATGGGCGGCGCGTCCTCCTCGGGCGGCAGAGGGTCGTACTCGCGGCGCCAGCCGATCAGGGCCTCAATACTGCCCACCTTCAGGCCGTGGCGCGCGCCGAAGGCCAGCAGTTCGGGCAGGCGGCTCATCTCGCCCGCGTCGTTCATGATCTCGCAGATCACCCCAGCCTCCGCGAAGCTCGCGAGCCGCGCGAGGTCGCAGGCCGCCTCGGTGTGCCCGGCACGACGCAGCACCCCACCTGGCCGTGCCACGAGCGGAAACAGGTGGCCCGGCCGCCGGAAGTCGCCGGCCCGCGCGTCCGGGTCAATGAGGGCCGCAACCGTCGCCGCCCGGTCGTGCGCGCTGATGCCGGTGCTGTTGCTCCGGTGGTCCACGCTCACCGTGAAGGCCGTGCCGTGCGGGTCGGAACTGGCTCCCACCATCGGCGCAAGGTTCAGATGCGCGGCGCGCTCGGCGCTCAGGGTCACGCAGATCAGCCCCCGGCCCTCTCGCGCCATGAAGGCGATCCACTCTGGGGTAGCCGTGGCGGCGGGCATCAACAGGTCGCCCTCGTTCTCGCGACCCTCGTCGTCCACCACAATCACCGGGCGGCCCGCGCGCAGTTCGGCCAGCAGTTCGGGAATGGAGGCGAGGCTCATGCGCCTGCCCCCTGCCCCGGGTGGACCAGTCCGGCGTCCCGCAAGGCCAGCAGCCGCCCGACGTATTTGGCGAGCTGGTCGGCCTCCAGATTGACCTGCGAGCCGGCGCGCCACCCGCCTAGCGTGGTCACGGCCAGGGTGTGCGGGACCAGCCACAGGCTGAAATCCTCGGCAGGCCATTCGGGGCGGGTGCCGCCGGGGCCGCCCACGTCCACCAGGGTCAGGCTCACGCCGTCGGCGGTGACGCTGCCCTTGGGGGTCAGGTAACCGGCCAGGGCGCGCGGCGCCCGCACCCGCAGCGTGTAGGCCCCCGGCGCTTCCTCCAGCTCCAGAATCTCGCCCACCCCGTCCACATGCCCACTGACGATGTGACCCCCGAAGCGGGCCTGCGCCGTCATGGCGCGTTCGAGGTTGAGCCAGCCCCCCTGGACCCAGTGCGGCGCGGTCTTGGCGAGTGTCTCCTGGCTCAGTTCGGCTGTGAAACTGCGCTCGTCCCAGCTGGTGACGGTCAGGCAGGTGCCCGCGCAGGCCACGCTCTCGCCCAGGCTCAGGTCGGTCCACATGCGTCCAGGGGTTACGGTCAGGCGGGTCAGGCCGCCCACTTCCTCGGTGCGGGGCACGCGCCCGAGCTGCTCGACGATACCGGTAAACATCACATGCCTCCTGCCGCCGCGAGGCGGGGAACAGGGCGAATCAGGCCCGAGACGA
The window above is part of the Deinococcus sp. Leaf326 genome. Proteins encoded here:
- a CDS encoding transposase, which produces MVRGSLVKPTGLDQTMCISWVWLYRNTEPEQRFVMSNLDLGGKYLARMGKRRWRIEAFFKTVKGRFGLERFAQHSKQGVMRWWCLSGGLERFAQHSKQGVMRWWCLSGMAFLLCHLQNLDLPEREADRWPDWGXLARTVRFSFVPEVRRQALQLELNALDAFQHALFADATPGRGAGCPSRRG
- a CDS encoding riboflavin synthase, whose translation is MFTGIVEQLGRVPRTEEVGGLTRLTVTPGRMWTDLSLGESVACAGTCLTVTSWDERSFTAELSQETLAKTAPHWVQGGWLNLERAMTAQARFGGHIVSGHVDGVGEILELEEAPGAYTLRVRAPRALAGYLTPKGSVTADGVSLTLVDVGGPGGTRPEWPAEDFSLWLVPHTLAVTTLGGWRAGSQVNLEADQLAKYVGRLLALRDAGLVHPGQGAGA
- a CDS encoding diaminopropionate ammonia-lyase; its protein translation is MTVNTVPDPTLLAFHQRLPGYAPTPLMHAPHLAAALGVREAWVKNEADRLGLPAYKILGASWAVYRELDTLYGPFAPWTTLEELAIQLQPHLPVTLVTATDGNHGRAVARMARWLGLEAHILVPEDMVAARIQAIEGEGAKVDVVHGTYDEAVAAAARLADQQHLVISDTAWEGYERVPGWVVEGYGTIFQEIDQQLADQGGSQPTVVAAQMGVGSLAMAVVQHYRAPDRATQVVGVEPLRAACVLQSLEAGELTEVPGPHASIMAGLNCGNTSPLAWPYLQGGLSASVAISDAQAENAMRLLAQDGVVSGESGAAGAGGLLALCGGEDAEGTRTRLGLTPESTVLVISTEGATDPEAYSRIVQEVTNDA
- a CDS encoding GGDEF domain-containing protein, producing MSLYGGLTLIAYRIISLPNLYRLVLILMTVLLLVALLIFTRALHHIPTSLFISCGMVAGLALTWLEFRHAIGWSLGILVPLLVAGFWFPFADPATAALMGMMLLLITYMRQYNRGFLQIRAQKDQLKILAERDPLTGLYNRRALLEQAQKCLTADXXVVLFDIDHFKHINDTYGHLYGDEVLTYVAHQLREALPPETLLARWGGEEFLAMT
- the ribH gene encoding 6,7-dimethyl-8-ribityllumazine synthase, which produces MNRIEANLLAHDLRFALVSTRWNHLVVDRLVEGAELAFVQHGGRSEHLDHYLVPGSYEMPLVARRLAESGRYDAVVGLGAVIKGDTDHYDFVAGAAATGLLNSSLHTGVPVAFGVLTTDTVEQALNRAGIKAGNKGAEAVLAMIETANLLRRIREQKI
- a CDS encoding ArgE/DapE family deacylase, with the protein product MPETLTDLLAALVRLDSTNPALVPGGAGEQAIAHFIADWLAVHDIPAEFDEAAPGRFSVIATVRGTGGGSSLILNAHLDTVGTEGMSAPFEPVVRDGRMYGRGTYDMKSGLAACLMALLDAKAARLRGDVILTAVADEEHASLGMQSVLRRITADAAIVTEPTELCVSVAHKGFTWHEITTSGRAAHGSRPDLGVDAIAHMGRVLGQLEALGQELTTRTPHPLLGHGSVHASLISGGQELSSYPERCILQVERRTLPGETPEAATQEIEALLKNLAADPTFRVEHHLTLARDPFGIAQDAPIVQTLQAAATAVLGASPAVIGQTFWMDSAFLAAAGIPTVVFGPRGAGAHATEEWVDLSSLQQCHQILTATLRAFCA
- a CDS encoding bifunctional 3,4-dihydroxy-2-butanone-4-phosphate synthase/GTP cyclohydrolase II, with product MSLASIPELLAELRAGRPVIVVDDEGRENEGDLLMPAATATPEWIAFMAREGRGLICVTLSAERAAHLNLAPMVGASSDPHGTAFTVSVDHRSNSTGISAHDRAATVAALIDPDARAGDFRRPGHLFPLVARPGGVLRRAGHTEAACDLARLASFAEAGVICEIMNDAGEMSRLPELLAFGARHGLKVGSIEALIGWRREYDPLPPEEDAPPMFMRQVAESRLPTVYGEFRLIGFEDTRTGAEHVALVRGEVTAGPLLVRLHSECLTGDAFGSLRCDCGPQRDAALRAIACEGRGVLVYLRQEGRGIGLLNKIRAYALQDGGADTVDANLRLGLPADARDFGIGAQMLRLLGARQLRVLTNNPRKVAGLGDFGLEVVERVPLHVGEGQYNAAYLQTKRERLGHL
- a CDS encoding GntR family transcriptional regulator, whose protein sequence is MPIPPTAPKRVRSLARDEVYSQLSAWIINGTLQPEEALRDQDIAEQLGVSRTPVREALRRLEDEGLVETALNRWTRVAPLRAAHAAELYPVVETLEVLALRLAAPALTVQDLEVLHDLDVQLQDALHAGDARTAVDADTAFHSVWVSKSGNEELQLTLSGLKRKLHRIELAYFNAASSGQASLDEHGAIRQALLAGDTEQAVQALQENWRESMKRLQRQWS